A segment of the Nitrospirota bacterium genome:
TGTAATAAAGGTGCAGAGACCCGATATCAGCGATATAATAGAAACAGACATTATTATCCTGAAGGCCATCAGCTCCCGGATGGTGAAATATATTCCGGAAACAGAGTTCTTTAATCCCACGGGTATTGTTGAAGAGTTTTCAAAGACTATCAGAAAGGAACTCGACTTCACGGAAGAGGGGAAAAACGCCTCCAGGTTCCGCAGGAATTTTGCAGGACATCCTCACATTTTTATACCCTCGATATTCCCGGACCTCGTCTCAAAGAGGCTCCTCGTAATGGAGCGGATAGAAGGCGTCAGGATTGATGACATTGAAGGCATAACCCGTCTCGGCCTTGACAGGACCGAGATCGCCAGAATAGGAGTGGCTGCCTATTTCAAGATGTTTCTTGAGGACGGTTTTTTTCACGCAGACCCCCATCCGGGCAACCTGTTTGTTATGCCCGACGGACGCCTGGGCCTTGTGGATTTCGGTATTATCGGATGGCTCTCCCCTGATATGATGGAAAGCATTGCCTCAGCCCTTGTAGCCCTTGTAAAAAAAGACTTCGACTCCCTGATCGATGAGTATATAGCCCTCGGCCTCGTCACGGAAGATGTAGATATAGAGGCGTTTAAACGGGAATTCAAGGCTGATATTATAGACTTCCTCATTCCCCTTTATGACCTCACAATCTCCGAGATAAATATTGCCCAGTACCTTGACACCCTGATGCACGTTGCCATAAAACACCGCATGAAGATACCCTCGGATCTGCTGCTGCTCAACAAGTGCATGCTTATACTCGACAGTATCGGCAGGGAGCTTGACCCTAACTTCAACTTCATAAGTATTGCAGAACCCTACGCATCGCGCCTCATAAAAAGCAGGTATAACCCGAAGAAAATCTACAAACAGATGGAAAAGCAGATCAAAGACCTGACGGACTTCGCAACAACCACACCAAAACAGGTGAGAATCCTCATGAGAAAGGCCCTGAAGGACGACCTCCATATAAAGATGACCCCTTTGGGGCTCGACCGCCTTATAAGGGATATCGACCGCTCAACCAACCGCCTCGCCTTCAGTATTGTTATTGCAGCCATTATCCTGAGCTCTGCCATACTTACCCTCTCGGAGACAGGTGGCCGTGTCTTTGACATACCACTGCTGGGTCTTGCAGGGTTCCTGATGGCCTTCATGCTCGGGCTCTGGCTGCTTTATTCGATTATACGTTCGGGAAGACTCTGAAGAATTAAAATTTATACCTGTATCCAAATCCAACCATAAAATCAGGGGCTCCTGCGGTATTTGTATCTTCCGAGAAGGAAAATTCCAGGAATCTTCCGGGATTAATCCGGTATCTGCCGCCAAGGCTCAGAATCGTAGCAACTTCATCTATGGCCCTGATGCCTGTATTCTTAAAAGGCGAACCCTGAATAAAAAACTGGGTATTAAGCGAAAGACTTCCGGAATAAAGCCACTCCACACCCACTGCACCATAAAGATAGTCCTCAAGGTCGATCGTCTCTTCACCCCTGAAACTGTCAGTAAAAACAGCCCCTGCATTAAAATATGTCATGAGCCTGTCACCAATGCCTTTATTTACGAGAAGGGCAACACTTGTATCCAGGGCTCCGTTTCCGTAACCGCTTTCCGGATCACCCGTTGGAAATTCGACAAAACCGTAGATACTCACATAAGGGTCTTTGACGTAAACTGCCTTTTTAATTCCCATTCTTATATCACCTAAGGCTATCTCTCCGGATTTACCGGCAACAACCGTCCTGCCGTTATGAGTGACCTCAAACAGGAAATCATTAGGGGGCCTGTTACTCCTGCCATAATCAGGAAATCCAAAGGCACTGTGATAAGACTCCAGAAATCCGTCCAGAAACCCGCTGTTAAAACTTATAACAGGAAGGTCGAGACTTAGTTCAAACGAATCACCAAAAAAAAGCCTTTTTATCTGAATATCCATAATTGCGGCCTCTAAATCAAGGTTAAAGGACCAGTCTCCTGATGTTTTAACAAGATAGGTACTTGAATACATGAGATTGAGGCCAATGGAGTTTTCAGTCTCGGCAGATATAATTGAAGGACTTCCAATTGCAAGAAAGAGCGGAAAGCTATTTCTTATATTGAGGGGGACCTCAAAACCCCTGACTGTGCCTGCTGTACCAAGAAACGAGACCAGACACAGAATAATGGCAATCAGGTTTTTTTTATTAGTACGCATCACATAAACCTTTTTTGTTGTCACATCCTTCTATCCAAAACCAGGGATAAATGGTTGTTGGAAGCAATATGTTTGAGGTTTTTATCGGTGAATCCGGGCTCTAATTTCTCATATACTACAGAAATGAATTGATATAATAGTGCAAAAGAAATTATACTAAATATCAGTAGACTAATGCACCTCCTTATGCATATATGCTGTGCCAACTGTGCACTCTATCCACTGAAAACGCTTAAAGACAGGGGCATAGAGGTCCAGGGGTTATGGTTCAATCCAAACATCCACCCCTTCACTGAATACAGTGCAAGGCTTGATGCCCTCAGGGAACTGCAGAAATCCTGGAAACTCGATATTCAGTACATTGAAGATTATGGGCTGAGGGAATTCGTAAGGGAGGTCGCCTACAGGGAGGATAGCCGTTGTTCATACTGTTATCAGGTCCGTCTCGAGAAGACAGCCAGGAAGGCCCGGGAACTCGGCTTGGATGGTTTTACAACAAGCCTCCTTGTCAGTCCCTATCAGAAATTTGACATGATTGTAGAGACAGGACAGAGCCTTCAGGAAAAGTATAATATTGAATTCTTCATCGAGGACTTCAGGCCCGGCTGGAAGGACGGCGTAAAGCTCTCAAGGGAGCTGGGTCTTTACAGGCAAAAATACTGTGGCTGCATATACTCAGAGATGGAGAGGTATACGAGTTAGGGAGTGATGGAGGGGTGGAGAAGTGATGGAGAAGTGGATGAAAGCAATAGTATTTATAGTTATCATGGTCTTGAGTTCCCTTTCCGTGGCTCATGCCAGGGACATACGGGTTCTTATACTCAATAAACGTTTTTCAACAACTCCTGATACTGAAACAACCATCAAAAAGATAGGGAATTTCAAGGGCGAGCTGCTTGTCAGTGGTGTCCGTTACCTGGGCAACATCGAGATATGGAAGGGGGAGAAAGGGCTTTATCTCATAAATGAGGTGCCTCTTGAAGATTATGTCAGAAGCGTCGTCCTCTCAGAGGTTGCCGACGGCTGGGAGATGGAGGCTTTAAAGGCACAGGCCGTCATAGTAAGGACCTATGCTGTAAAGTACATACAGAAGGGCACCAACAGGCTGTACCACCTCACATCATCCACACTCCACCAGCTTTACAGGGGCGATAACTCCGACAGTGGGGTTTCCTATGCCGTCATGCAGACAAGGGGCGAAATCCTGACCTACAACGGTGAACCGATCGAGGCCTTTTATCACTCCACCTGCGGAGGTAAAACAGAAGTGGCAGAAGAGGTATTCGGAAGGGCTTATCCATACCTGAAATCAGTCTCTTCCGACTGCTCAATCTCTTCATACTGGATCTGGCAGAGACGGCTCAGTATAAGGAAGATCGAAAAAAAACTTGGCCTCTCCGGACTCAAGGATATCAGGATAAGCAGTTATACAAAAACCGGACGAGTTAAGGATCTGACATTTATTACTGAAAATGGGACAAAGGTGATACCCTCAAAAGACCTCAGAAGGTTTCTGGGCTGGAAGACCCTTCCAAGCACCTGGTTTAGTCTCAGAAAAAATGGCAATACATTTATCTTTGACGGCAAGGGGTATGGCCACGGTGTCGGGCTCTGCCAGTGGGGGGCCCAGCAGATGGCAAAGGATGGAAAAACCTACAAGGAGATACTCTCCTTCTATTACCCGGGAACGGTTATAAAACTGGACGATAAATTCATGCCGCTAAGTCAGAAAAAAGACTGAAACCCTATTATGAAGCTGAACAGTTTTGATTTTGAGTTGCCGGAGGAGCTTGTAGCAAGGGAACCTGTCCTGAAGAGGGACTTTTCAAGGCTCCTGGTCCTCAGAAAAGACGGCTGCATTGAAGACAGGCTATTCACTGATATCAAATCCTATTTCAGAGAGGGTGATCTTCTTATACTCAATAATTCAAAGGTAACCCCTGTAAAACTTTCGGGCAAAAAAACCACGGGCGGCAAAATCGACATACTCCTGGTCAAAAAGGCCGCTGACAACAGCTTTTCTATCCTCTCACAGGGCAGATACACCGGCAAGGCCTATTTTGACGGAGGGGTTGAGGCTGAGATAGTTGAAGGAAGCTCTGCAAGGTTTAATACCGGAGACGTCGAGGGCTTCATCTGGAGATACGGCAATATGCCGCTTCCGCCTTACATTAAAAGGAGGCCTGATGAGAGAGACAGGAGCTGGTATCAGACGGTGTATGCAGCAAAAGAGGGCTCTATTGCTGCGCCTACTGCAGG
Coding sequences within it:
- a CDS encoding AarF/ABC1/UbiB kinase family protein, whose protein sequence is MLLEFLRLKRTYRNISRIRQIVNVFLKHGFGQFIEQLNLQRVVPFRKRLKILGAPPELAGHTIPARLRLAFEELGPSFIKLAQVLASRPDLITKPFADEFKKLQDEVPPFPFHHVRQTIKEDLGLSPEDHFESIDETPIAAASIAQVHYATLKDGTPVVIKVQRPDISDIIETDIIILKAISSRMVKYIPETEFFNPTGIVEEFSKTIRKELDFTEEGKNASRFRRNFAGHPHIFIPSIFPDLVSKRLLVMERIEGVRIDDIEGITRLGLDRTEIARIGVAAYFKMFLEDGFFHADPHPGNLFVMPDGRLGLVDFGIIGWLSPDMMESIASALVALVKKDFDSLIDEYIALGLVTEDVDIEAFKREFKADIIDFLIPLYDLTISEINIAQYLDTLMHVAIKHRMKIPSDLLLLNKCMLILDSIGRELDPNFNFISIAEPYASRLIKSRYNPKKIYKQMEKQIKDLTDFATTTPKQVRILMRKALKDDLHIKMTPLGLDRLIRDIDRSTNRLAFSIVIAAIILSSAILTLSETGGRVFDIPLLGLAGFLMAFMLGLWLLYSIIRSGRL
- a CDS encoding DUF3187 family protein; this encodes MRTNKKNLIAIILCLVSFLGTAGTVRGFEVPLNIRNSFPLFLAIGSPSIISAETENSIGLNLMYSSTYLVKTSGDWSFNLDLEAAIMDIQIKRLFFGDSFELSLDLPVISFNSGFLDGFLESYHSAFGFPDYGRSNRPPNDFLFEVTHNGRTVVAGKSGEIALGDIRMGIKKAVYVKDPYVSIYGFVEFPTGDPESGYGNGALDTSVALLVNKGIGDRLMTYFNAGAVFTDSFRGEETIDLEDYLYGAVGVEWLYSGSLSLNTQFFIQGSPFKNTGIRAIDEVATILSLGGRYRINPGRFLEFSFSEDTNTAGAPDFMVGFGYRYKF
- a CDS encoding epoxyqueuosine reductase QueH; translated protein: MHLLMHICCANCALYPLKTLKDRGIEVQGLWFNPNIHPFTEYSARLDALRELQKSWKLDIQYIEDYGLREFVREVAYREDSRCSYCYQVRLEKTARKARELGLDGFTTSLLVSPYQKFDMIVETGQSLQEKYNIEFFIEDFRPGWKDGVKLSRELGLYRQKYCGCIYSEMERYTS
- a CDS encoding SpoIID/LytB domain-containing protein; the protein is MKAIVFIVIMVLSSLSVAHARDIRVLILNKRFSTTPDTETTIKKIGNFKGELLVSGVRYLGNIEIWKGEKGLYLINEVPLEDYVRSVVLSEVADGWEMEALKAQAVIVRTYAVKYIQKGTNRLYHLTSSTLHQLYRGDNSDSGVSYAVMQTRGEILTYNGEPIEAFYHSTCGGKTEVAEEVFGRAYPYLKSVSSDCSISSYWIWQRRLSIRKIEKKLGLSGLKDIRISSYTKTGRVKDLTFITENGTKVIPSKDLRRFLGWKTLPSTWFSLRKNGNTFIFDGKGYGHGVGLCQWGAQQMAKDGKTYKEILSFYYPGTVIKLDDKFMPLSQKKD